One stretch of Natrinema salaciae DNA includes these proteins:
- the ftsZ gene encoding cell division protein FtsZ, with the protein MDSIIDDAIDEAEDGEAVVPDDAAPRGGRSSSGNGSGGRQTGTMTDDELEDVLQDLQTDITVVGCGGAGGNTINRMHEEGIHGAKLVAANTDVQHLVEIDADTKILMGEEKTGGRGAGSLPQVGEEAALESQQDIYDAIDGSDMVFVTAGLGGGTGTGSAPVVAKAAREAGALTISIVTTPFTAEGEVRRTNAEAGLERLRDVSDTVIVVPNDRLLDSVGKLPVRQAFKVSDEVLMRSVKGITELITKPGLVNLDFADVRTVMERGGVAMIGLGEADSEAKAEDSVKTALRSPLLDVDISGASSALVNVTGGNDMAIEEAEGVVEEIYDRIDPDARIIWGTSIDESLEGSMRTMIVVTGVQSPQIYGRPDGEATVQPEPTQGEDIDFVE; encoded by the coding sequence ATGGACTCCATAATCGACGACGCAATCGACGAGGCCGAAGACGGGGAGGCCGTGGTCCCCGACGACGCCGCGCCACGGGGCGGGCGGTCCTCCAGCGGCAACGGATCGGGCGGCCGGCAGACGGGGACGATGACCGACGACGAACTGGAAGACGTCCTGCAGGACCTCCAGACCGACATCACGGTCGTCGGCTGCGGCGGCGCCGGCGGAAACACGATCAACCGGATGCACGAGGAGGGGATTCACGGCGCGAAGCTCGTCGCCGCCAACACCGACGTCCAGCACCTCGTCGAGATCGACGCCGACACCAAGATCCTCATGGGCGAGGAGAAGACCGGCGGGCGCGGGGCCGGTTCGCTCCCGCAGGTCGGCGAGGAAGCCGCCCTCGAGAGCCAACAGGACATCTACGACGCCATCGACGGCTCCGACATGGTCTTCGTCACGGCCGGGCTCGGCGGCGGCACCGGGACCGGTTCCGCTCCCGTCGTCGCCAAGGCCGCCCGCGAGGCCGGCGCGCTGACGATTTCGATCGTCACGACGCCGTTCACCGCGGAGGGCGAGGTCCGCCGGACCAACGCGGAGGCTGGCCTCGAGCGCCTGCGCGACGTCTCCGACACCGTCATCGTCGTCCCCAACGACCGCCTGCTCGATTCGGTGGGCAAGCTGCCCGTCCGGCAGGCGTTCAAGGTCAGCGACGAGGTGCTGATGCGGAGCGTCAAGGGGATCACGGAACTCATCACGAAGCCCGGTCTCGTCAACCTGGACTTCGCCGACGTCCGCACCGTCATGGAGCGGGGCGGCGTCGCCATGATCGGCCTCGGCGAAGCCGACTCCGAAGCCAAAGCCGAGGACTCGGTCAAGACGGCACTCCGCTCGCCGCTGCTGGACGTCGACATCTCCGGTGCGAGCTCCGCGCTCGTCAACGTCACCGGCGGCAACGACATGGCCATCGAGGAGGCCGAAGGCGTCGTCGAGGAGATCTACGACCGGATTGACCCCGACGCTCGCATCATCTGGGGGACCTCGATCGACGAGAGTCTCGAGGGCAGCATGCGGACGATGATCGTCGTCACGGGCGTCCAGTCGCCCCAGATCTACGGCCGGCCCGACGGCGAGGCAACCGTCCAGCCCGAACCCACACAGGGCGAGGACATCGACTTCGTCGAGTGA
- a CDS encoding helix-turn-helix transcriptional regulator has translation MNADRSGSELEDDLLELVRRHGVFEVLADDALEKPELAAAIEVSPATAHRIIASFRENAWITRTDGGYALTPVGKRLGQAVDAYRSAVVETRRLAPLYDLLSASTLPAPADADWFADATVTVVDQHDPYQPLNRFIDLLADTDSLRGCDTTSVAPTYVDDVHDRILEGMSVEIVFEPPVIDRLVSEYDDLTAEAFERDNLRLWARDDLPFGLALFDDRVGVGGYDPSVGILSVFVDTGDPDAYAWGEQLFEQYRSTADRIV, from the coding sequence ATGAACGCTGACCGGTCCGGGAGCGAACTCGAAGACGACCTCCTGGAACTGGTCCGGCGTCACGGAGTTTTCGAGGTCCTGGCCGACGACGCGCTCGAGAAACCCGAACTGGCCGCGGCGATCGAGGTATCGCCGGCGACGGCACACCGGATCATCGCGTCGTTTCGTGAGAACGCCTGGATCACGCGGACGGACGGCGGATACGCGTTGACGCCAGTGGGGAAACGGTTGGGGCAGGCGGTAGACGCCTACCGGTCCGCCGTCGTCGAGACGCGGCGGCTGGCACCGCTGTACGATTTGCTCTCGGCGTCCACGCTACCAGCTCCCGCCGACGCCGACTGGTTCGCCGACGCGACCGTCACGGTGGTCGACCAGCACGACCCCTACCAGCCGTTGAACCGATTTATCGACCTTCTCGCGGACACCGATTCGCTCCGCGGGTGCGACACGACGTCTGTCGCACCCACCTACGTCGACGACGTTCACGACCGTATCCTCGAGGGCATGTCGGTGGAAATCGTCTTCGAGCCGCCGGTGATCGACCGTCTCGTATCGGAGTACGACGACCTGACCGCGGAGGCCTTCGAGCGCGACAACCTCCGGCTCTGGGCCCGCGACGACCTCCCGTTCGGGCTGGCGCTGTTCGACGATCGGGTCGGGGTCGGCGGGTACGATCCGTCGGTCGGAATCCTCTCGGTCTTCGTCGACACGGGCGACCCCGACGCGTACGCGTGGGGCGAACAGCTGTTCGAACAGTATCGGTCGACTGCCGACCGGATCGTCTGA